A stretch of the Conger conger chromosome 3, fConCon1.1, whole genome shotgun sequence genome encodes the following:
- the LOC133123277 gene encoding uncharacterized protein C8orf48 homolog — MTSPDQDSDGQNSLLNYEAESFESWPGSDRTCTSSRSFESQKTYFCHSDSSFGDAELDSQSHSGITPSTEGYENDDFEEDDEKGSAMEEELREKWIRVLRRKTLPSSAPHPKQRSNCSPHRGGGKLCLEERVALQAFCQERIRHTQSLQWTSPPAHRTQPGRHTEPCPETGQLVADRLVPKQLISVLRMKSFTEEMKKAIETELHQPSHCGPCRENLARLAQDTFIRRKRSQLECGLLEDKLQAHLYEKDAICLVGELLSDIPKISDDPSEIWRGLLTNGRWTPQ, encoded by the exons ATGACCAGTCCCGACCAGGACTCTGATGGACAGAATTCACTCTTAAATTATGAAGCCGAATCTTTTGAGTCGTGGCCAGGAAGCGACAGGACATGTACCTCGTCCCGTTCCTTTGAATCCCAGAAGACGTACTTCTGTCACAGTGACTCCTCTTTCGGCGACGCAGAGCTCGATTCCCAGTCGCACAGCGGAATTACGCCATCCACTGAAGGATACGAAA ATGATGACTTTGAAGAGGACGATGAAAAGGGGTCCGCGATGGAGGAAGAGCTGAGGGAGAAATGGATCAGGGTCCTGAGGAGGAAAACACTCCCCTCGTCTGCTCCTCACCCAAAGCAGAGATCAAACTGCAGTCCGCACAGAG GTGGCGGGAAGCTGTGTCTGGAAGAGCGTGTGGCGTTACAGGCCTTTTGCCAGGAGAggatcagacacacacagtctctgcaGTGGACGAGTCCCCCCGCTCACCGGACACAGCCTGGCAGGCACACTGAGCCCTGTCCAGAGACGGGACAGCTTGTGGCCGACCGCCTGGTGCCAAAGCAGCTCATATCAGTACTGAGAATGAAGAGTTTCACTGAAGAGATGAAGAAG GCTATCGAGACAGAGCTGCACCAGCCCTCTCACTGCGGACCCTGTCGGGAGAACCTGGCCCGGTTGGCCCAGGACACCTTCATccggaggaagaggagccagCTGGAGTGTGGGCTATTGGAGGACAAACTGCAGGCCCACCTATACGAGaag gacGCCATTTGCCTGGTTGGGGAACTACTGAGTGACATTCCTAAAATATCAGACGACCCCAGCGAGATCTGGCGAGGCTTGCTGACAAACGGCCGCTGGACCCCACAGTGA